In one window of uncultured Acetobacteroides sp. DNA:
- a CDS encoding polyribonucleotide nucleotidyltransferase, protein MYNAIKKTIELGDGRVIEIETGKLAKQADGSVVVKMGNTMLLATVTAAKEAKEDVDFMPLSVDYKEKYAAAGRFPGGFMKREAKPSDYEVLVSRLVDRALRPLFPDDFHAEVFVTVNLISADKDTMPDALAGLAASAALAVSDIPFNGPISEVRVARVNGELMVNPTFSQLKDADIDIMVAATLDNIMMVEGEMNEVSEVDMLDAIKFAHEVIKKHCIAQVELAEMVGKTTKRTYCHERNDEELREKIWKETYDKVYEIAKGMTSKHERSDKFAAVLEEFEASVPEEVLAGMKPVVERYFHDVLKEAMRRMIIDEGVRLDGRDTKTIRPIWSEVDYLPSAHGSAVFTRGETQSLTTVTLGTKLDEKQIDEVLNQGTEQFVLHYNFPPFSTGDARASRGLSRREIGHGNLAFRALKPMVPKNPENPYAVRVVSDILESNGSSSMATVCAGTLALMDAGVKIKRPVSGIAMGLIADKKTGKFAVLSDILGDEDHLGDMDFKVTGTENGITATQMDIKVDGLSYEILSQALDQARAGRMHILGKILETIKEPREDYKPHVPRIEQIIIPKEFIGAVIGPGGKIIQEIQKETNTTITITEVENKGIVDIFSEDRDGLLAAAQKIKAIVAVPEEGEVYRGKVKSILQFGAFVEILPGKDGLLHISEIDHNRVEKVEDVLKEGDIVDVKLIEVDKKTGKLKLSRRALLPRPEQAPREPRPDGPKRGDRPSRPERKE, encoded by the coding sequence ATGTATAATGCGATCAAAAAAACAATTGAACTTGGTGATGGCAGGGTAATTGAGATAGAAACAGGGAAGTTGGCCAAGCAAGCTGACGGTTCTGTTGTGGTTAAGATGGGTAATACGATGCTCCTTGCCACTGTTACTGCTGCAAAGGAGGCCAAGGAGGACGTTGACTTTATGCCACTTTCAGTAGACTACAAGGAAAAGTATGCAGCTGCAGGTCGTTTCCCTGGTGGGTTTATGAAAAGAGAGGCAAAGCCTTCTGACTATGAGGTTCTAGTTTCGCGATTGGTTGATCGCGCTCTACGTCCTCTATTCCCAGATGATTTTCATGCAGAGGTTTTTGTTACTGTAAACCTAATTTCTGCAGATAAAGATACTATGCCAGATGCACTTGCAGGTCTTGCCGCATCTGCAGCGTTGGCTGTCTCCGACATTCCATTTAATGGCCCAATTTCAGAAGTTCGTGTTGCAAGAGTTAATGGCGAACTGATGGTTAACCCAACGTTCTCGCAGCTTAAGGATGCCGATATAGACATTATGGTAGCCGCTACCCTCGATAATATTATGATGGTAGAAGGTGAAATGAATGAAGTTTCGGAAGTGGATATGCTTGATGCGATCAAGTTTGCTCATGAGGTAATTAAGAAGCACTGTATCGCCCAAGTAGAACTTGCTGAAATGGTTGGTAAAACCACTAAGCGAACATACTGCCATGAGCGTAATGACGAAGAACTTCGTGAAAAGATTTGGAAAGAAACCTACGATAAAGTATACGAGATAGCAAAAGGAATGACCTCGAAGCATGAACGTAGCGATAAATTTGCTGCAGTTCTTGAAGAATTCGAGGCATCAGTACCAGAAGAGGTTCTTGCCGGTATGAAACCTGTTGTAGAACGCTACTTCCACGATGTACTTAAAGAGGCCATGCGTCGTATGATCATTGACGAAGGAGTACGTCTTGATGGACGCGACACAAAAACTATTCGTCCAATATGGAGTGAGGTGGACTATCTTCCATCGGCTCACGGTTCAGCTGTCTTTACTCGTGGAGAAACACAGTCGCTTACTACTGTAACGCTTGGAACAAAACTTGACGAGAAACAAATCGACGAGGTTCTTAATCAAGGTACCGAGCAGTTTGTCCTTCACTATAATTTTCCTCCTTTCTCAACTGGTGATGCTCGTGCTTCACGTGGACTAAGCCGTCGAGAAATTGGACATGGAAATCTTGCATTCCGTGCTCTTAAGCCTATGGTTCCAAAGAATCCTGAAAACCCATACGCAGTTCGCGTTGTTTCAGATATTCTTGAGTCTAACGGTTCTTCATCAATGGCTACTGTTTGTGCTGGGACTCTTGCTCTTATGGATGCAGGTGTGAAGATTAAGCGTCCAGTTTCAGGTATAGCAATGGGGCTTATTGCAGATAAGAAGACGGGAAAATTTGCTGTCCTTTCAGACATTCTTGGCGATGAAGATCATCTTGGTGATATGGACTTTAAAGTTACAGGAACTGAGAATGGTATCACTGCTACTCAAATGGATATTAAGGTTGACGGGTTGTCGTATGAGATACTATCTCAAGCGCTAGATCAAGCTCGTGCTGGGCGTATGCATATTTTAGGTAAGATTTTAGAAACGATAAAAGAACCACGAGAGGATTACAAACCACATGTTCCTCGTATTGAGCAAATCATCATACCTAAGGAGTTTATTGGCGCGGTTATTGGACCTGGCGGTAAGATCATCCAGGAAATCCAAAAGGAGACTAATACTACAATTACCATTACTGAGGTTGAAAATAAGGGTATTGTTGATATCTTTAGTGAAGATAGAGACGGACTTCTTGCTGCAGCTCAAAAGATTAAAGCCATAGTAGCAGTTCCTGAAGAGGGTGAGGTTTACCGTGGAAAGGTGAAGTCAATTCTTCAGTTTGGAGCATTTGTTGAGATTCTACCTGGTAAGGATGGTCTTCTCCATATTTCAGAGATTGACCATAACCGTGTCGAAAAGGTGGAAGATGTTCTTAAAGAAGGTGATATTGTTGATGTAAAGCTCATTGAAGTCGACAAGAAGACTGGGAAGTTGAAGTTGAGTCGTAGAGCACTTCTTCCACGACCAGAGCAAGCACCTCGTGAACCACGTCCCGATGGTCCTAAACGTGGGGATCGCCCTTCGAGACCTGAGCGTAAAGAGTAA
- the rpsO gene encoding 30S ribosomal protein S15: MSYLTAEKKQELFQQYGKSNTDTGSAEGQIALFSYRINHLTEHLKTHRKDYDTQRSLLKLVGKRRRLLEYLKDTEIERYRAIIKALNLRK; the protein is encoded by the coding sequence ATGAGTTATTTAACAGCAGAGAAAAAACAAGAACTTTTTCAACAGTACGGGAAGTCTAATACCGATACTGGCTCAGCAGAGGGTCAGATTGCGCTATTTTCATACCGTATCAACCATTTAACCGAGCATCTCAAAACCCACCGTAAGGATTATGACACCCAACGTTCGCTACTTAAGTTGGTGGGTAAGAGAAGAAGATTGCTCGAGTATTTGAAGGATACGGAAATTGAAAGATATAGAGCAATTATCAAGGCTCTTAACTTGAGAAAATAA
- a CDS encoding DUF2851 family protein, protein MMSEHFLQFIWKFQLFDTRELVCISGENVKVLHAGSQNGDSGPDFFNAKLQIDGQLWAGNVEVHQNTSDWLKHNHHTDKAYDSVIMHIVANHDDVEITRTTGTSVKCAVLHFDKSLEVRYREMINSSDWIPCERYIAEIDSFLIKQFLGRLLVEKLGKKVEAIEHELKRTSSNWEEVAYIFLLRNFGFSINSLPFELLAKALPHQMILKHRNSRLSIEALLFGQAGLLCNVEDDTYTTTLKLEYQFLSAKYKLKPLDKSMWKFLRTRPQNFPTIRIAQLASLLHEHSSIFGSIVICSSFEEFCALFSNIELSPYWEDHFVFGKTTVSQKKRLGNGALNLLGINLLVPFVFAYGHMNDAYHLKEKALDLLDAISPDNNSVVDRWRRLGMPVKSAFYTQALLHLKKVYCDEKRCLCCPIGKKIVEGGVCMR, encoded by the coding sequence ATGATGAGTGAACATTTCTTGCAATTTATATGGAAGTTTCAGCTTTTTGACACAAGAGAGTTGGTGTGCATCTCGGGCGAAAACGTTAAAGTGCTGCATGCTGGTAGTCAAAATGGTGATTCAGGTCCCGATTTTTTCAATGCTAAGTTGCAAATCGATGGTCAGCTCTGGGCTGGTAATGTAGAAGTTCACCAAAATACCTCAGACTGGCTAAAGCACAACCATCATACCGACAAGGCGTATGACAGTGTAATTATGCACATTGTTGCTAATCATGATGATGTGGAGATAACTCGAACGACTGGAACTTCTGTTAAGTGTGCTGTATTACACTTCGATAAAAGCCTTGAAGTCCGATATCGCGAGATGATTAACTCGTCTGATTGGATTCCTTGCGAAAGGTATATTGCTGAAATTGATTCCTTTTTGATAAAGCAATTTTTAGGAAGATTGCTGGTCGAGAAGTTGGGTAAAAAAGTAGAAGCAATTGAGCATGAACTTAAGAGAACATCAAGTAACTGGGAAGAGGTTGCCTATATCTTTCTTCTGAGAAACTTTGGATTTTCAATAAACTCGCTACCATTCGAGTTGTTGGCAAAAGCTTTGCCACATCAGATGATACTAAAGCATCGTAACAGCAGATTGTCAATAGAAGCGTTGCTGTTTGGACAAGCAGGCTTACTCTGCAATGTTGAAGATGACACATATACGACAACCTTAAAACTCGAGTACCAATTCTTATCAGCAAAATACAAGTTGAAACCATTGGATAAAAGTATGTGGAAATTTCTGAGAACTAGGCCTCAAAATTTTCCAACCATACGTATAGCGCAACTTGCAAGTTTGCTTCATGAACATTCATCAATATTTGGCAGCATAGTAATATGCAGCAGTTTCGAAGAGTTCTGTGCGTTATTTTCGAATATAGAACTTTCACCCTATTGGGAAGATCACTTCGTGTTTGGTAAAACAACTGTTTCGCAGAAGAAGCGTTTGGGGAATGGCGCCTTGAATCTGCTTGGTATAAATCTCCTTGTTCCTTTCGTTTTTGCATATGGACATATGAATGACGCATACCATTTAAAAGAAAAAGCACTTGATCTGCTTGATGCTATCTCCCCTGATAATAATAGTGTAGTTGATAGATGGAGGCGGTTGGGTATGCCAGTAAAGTCTGCATTTTACACACAGGCTTTGCTGCATTTAAAAAAGGTGTACTGCGATGAAAAACGCTGTTTGTGCTGCCCAATAGGGAAAAAAATTGTAGAAGGAGGCGTCTGTATGCGCTAG
- a CDS encoding nucleoside kinase, whose translation MSNRIEIVVDNIGNKAHVEPGMSLSDIAKSQNIMLKHPILGAFVNNKIKELSYKIYSPKTVRFIDITHQAGRRMYERSLFFVLNKAIKEVLPSKQLRIEHSISKGYYCEIEGMEGVDLEIVMAILDRMKEIIDADLPFTRIKMLTEEAIPLFEKEGLSQKVKLLKTKPKLYTSVYKLDGTIDYYYEELVPSTGYLTNFDLVKYFEGMLLMTPKKDNPEKLEDIILQNKMFDIFQEQKDWLKIIDAETIGDLNQTILEGNGGELIKVAEALHEKKVAQIADQIYSRKDVHLALISGPSSSGKTTFSKRLAVQLRVLGLKPVTISMDNYFVDREHTPKDENGNYDFESIYAVDIKQFNTDLTALMNGETVEIPIFNFETGQRIYKGHRLKIDKNSIIIVEGIHALNPMLTSMIEDKKKFKIYLSALTSISMDRHNHVPTTDNRLIRRIVRDARYRSYSAYETVKRWPSVRNGEEKNIFPYQEFADVMFNSALLYELAVLKQYAEPLLREVPPTAPEYAEAHRLLKFLSYFVPLLEEEIPPTSILREFLGGSSFSF comes from the coding sequence ATGTCGAATAGAATTGAAATTGTCGTTGATAACATTGGGAATAAAGCACATGTTGAACCTGGAATGTCATTATCCGACATAGCAAAATCTCAGAATATAATGTTAAAGCATCCTATTCTAGGTGCTTTTGTAAACAACAAAATTAAAGAGCTTTCATACAAGATTTATTCTCCAAAAACTGTTCGTTTTATTGATATCACCCACCAAGCAGGACGGAGAATGTACGAGCGTTCGCTATTCTTTGTCCTTAACAAGGCCATAAAAGAGGTACTTCCTTCCAAGCAGCTGCGAATAGAGCACTCCATATCAAAAGGCTACTACTGCGAAATAGAGGGTATGGAAGGCGTTGACCTCGAAATTGTAATGGCAATCCTCGATAGAATGAAGGAAATAATTGATGCAGATCTTCCTTTTACCCGAATAAAAATGCTTACAGAAGAGGCTATTCCTCTTTTTGAAAAAGAGGGATTGAGCCAAAAGGTAAAGCTGCTAAAGACTAAGCCTAAACTATACACATCCGTCTATAAGCTAGATGGCACTATAGACTACTACTACGAAGAGCTAGTTCCGTCTACAGGTTACCTTACTAACTTCGATTTGGTAAAGTATTTCGAGGGTATGCTTTTAATGACTCCCAAAAAAGACAATCCAGAGAAACTAGAAGACATCATCCTACAAAACAAGATGTTCGATATCTTTCAAGAACAAAAGGATTGGCTTAAGATTATTGATGCAGAAACAATCGGAGATCTTAACCAGACCATACTGGAAGGAAACGGCGGGGAACTAATTAAGGTTGCAGAAGCACTCCATGAAAAAAAGGTTGCACAAATAGCCGATCAAATCTACAGCAGGAAGGACGTACACCTTGCGCTCATTTCAGGTCCGTCATCAAGCGGAAAAACAACCTTTTCGAAGCGTCTTGCTGTTCAACTTCGCGTTCTTGGGCTAAAGCCAGTAACTATCTCCATGGACAACTACTTTGTTGACCGCGAGCACACCCCTAAAGACGAAAATGGCAACTACGATTTCGAATCGATTTACGCCGTTGACATAAAGCAATTCAACACAGACCTAACCGCCTTAATGAACGGAGAGACTGTTGAAATTCCAATATTTAACTTCGAGACAGGGCAACGAATTTACAAGGGACACAGGCTGAAAATTGACAAAAACAGCATCATCATCGTTGAAGGTATCCATGCACTAAATCCTATGCTTACCTCGATGATTGAGGATAAGAAAAAATTTAAGATCTACCTTTCGGCACTTACATCTATTTCGATGGATAGGCACAACCATGTACCAACTACCGACAACAGACTTATCCGCCGAATTGTACGCGATGCTCGATACAGAAGCTACTCAGCCTACGAAACCGTAAAAAGATGGCCCAGCGTCCGTAACGGCGAAGAAAAAAACATTTTCCCCTACCAAGAGTTTGCTGATGTGATGTTCAACTCGGCCCTACTCTACGAGCTGGCAGTCCTAAAACAATATGCAGAACCTCTCCTTAGAGAAGTACCTCCTACTGCCCCTGAATACGCTGAAGCTCATAGACTCCTTAAATTCCTCAGCTACTTTGTTCCTCTCCTGGAGGAAGAGATTCCACCAACTTCAATTTTAAGAGAATTTTTGGGAGGAAGTAGCTTTAGTTTTTAA
- a CDS encoding SPOR domain-containing protein: MLRFFGLLLGYFLLSTTIVHAGDNPVLVVNAPKQAVAGSTFVVNVEVSNAEMQGIARFMQVLPYGVTIEPAECANSDFEFANQTLKLMWFSLQKTNSLKFSYKVVTHANIKGSLNLSGSFVFINSSNIHTTATGNDVVVEITPAPNVSPANVVDIKNFKSKPTPESNLTFIPATQQMESLKMPSKALRQVSYDAKTDTYLVSILLDKGKANKYAKLEETIPQGYTAESVETRGGVFDFSNGKVKFLWLDLPSQPRFLVSYRLKPKAKQADGKALSITGYFAFMVADATEIHEVAQAQVDLKKFAITSDVRTKGRATTAGGAREIPIKYVGIAKQPQQAKKAETTAKVQEAQKQQAKTPTTAPLKANTKAAEAAPTKQETSKQEAPKQEASETKAKAGVAFKVQLAAVSKEADKAGAANRFKTDSPLLREEINGMVRYLVGPFTTYNEALAAKNKAKQSGYKDAFLVAYNQQGSRISIKEALASDKK; the protein is encoded by the coding sequence ATGTTGCGATTTTTTGGATTATTACTGGGATACTTCTTACTATCTACCACAATAGTGCATGCTGGCGACAACCCTGTTTTGGTAGTTAACGCTCCAAAACAGGCAGTTGCAGGTTCTACATTCGTTGTAAACGTAGAGGTATCAAATGCAGAGATGCAAGGGATTGCCCGATTCATGCAAGTGCTCCCATATGGAGTTACCATTGAACCCGCTGAGTGCGCAAACTCTGATTTTGAGTTCGCCAATCAAACGCTAAAACTAATGTGGTTCAGCCTTCAAAAAACCAACTCCCTGAAATTCTCGTACAAAGTTGTTACCCATGCAAACATAAAAGGTTCACTTAATTTGAGCGGATCGTTTGTTTTTATCAACTCTAGCAACATACACACTACAGCGACAGGCAATGATGTGGTGGTAGAGATCACCCCTGCACCCAATGTTAGCCCTGCAAATGTGGTGGACATCAAAAACTTTAAAAGTAAGCCAACTCCTGAAAGCAACCTAACATTCATACCTGCAACGCAGCAGATGGAGTCGCTCAAGATGCCATCAAAAGCATTAAGGCAGGTATCGTACGATGCAAAGACAGACACCTACTTGGTGAGCATCCTGTTGGATAAGGGAAAGGCTAACAAATATGCCAAGCTGGAGGAAACCATTCCTCAAGGATATACTGCCGAATCGGTTGAAACGAGAGGTGGTGTTTTCGACTTCAGCAATGGTAAAGTGAAATTCCTGTGGCTTGATCTTCCTAGTCAACCCCGCTTTTTGGTGAGCTACAGGCTAAAGCCCAAAGCTAAGCAAGCCGATGGAAAGGCGCTTAGCATAACCGGCTACTTTGCATTTATGGTAGCCGATGCTACTGAGATTCACGAGGTAGCTCAGGCTCAGGTGGACCTGAAGAAGTTTGCAATTACCTCGGACGTGAGAACTAAAGGTCGTGCAACAACCGCTGGTGGAGCCCGCGAAATTCCAATTAAGTACGTAGGAATTGCCAAGCAACCCCAGCAGGCGAAGAAAGCAGAGACTACTGCCAAGGTTCAGGAAGCGCAGAAGCAACAGGCGAAAACGCCTACGACTGCTCCCCTGAAGGCAAATACGAAGGCTGCTGAAGCGGCCCCAACAAAACAGGAAACTTCTAAGCAGGAAGCGCCTAAGCAAGAAGCTTCAGAAACCAAAGCAAAAGCAGGAGTCGCATTTAAGGTGCAGCTTGCGGCCGTATCCAAGGAAGCCGATAAGGCAGGCGCAGCAAACCGGTTCAAGACAGACTCTCCGCTTCTTAGGGAAGAAATTAATGGGATGGTAAGGTATCTCGTTGGGCCTTTTACAACCTACAACGAAGCCCTTGCCGCTAAGAATAAGGCAAAACAGAGCGGCTATAAAGATGCATTCCTTGTAGCCTACAATCAGCAGGGCTCGCGTATTAGCATTAAAGAAGCCTTAGCGTCGGATAAAAAATAA
- a CDS encoding transglycosylase domain-containing protein, whose translation MNIQKGQLIAALNWLKDISKRLLAWIKGRFVTARSYKWYQKIAFYTGVVFVSIFLALFLIDINIFWLFGRSPRIADLMDPSMNVASELYSDNGKLIGKYFVENRTPVDYRDLPPSLVNALVATEDARFYDHWGIDFKGTASALYSTAKGDRRGGSTITQQLVKNLFKTRDDYSKGLIGYIPGINVVIYKLKEWITSIKIEMFYDKKEILTMYFNTVSFGSNSHGIKTAAATFFSKKPIRLRTEESALLVGLLKAPTYYSPIRRPKNAFERRNVVLEQMAKYGYISASTRDSLQRLPLKLAYNPDENIDGNASYIRDAVSSYLKQWLKENDIDLYEDGLKIYTTINLDLQAYAEEAVTEQMEPLQRRFEGHWQGKNPWADTKGVEIPGFIEDAAKQTSRYAALKDKYKGRADSVDFYMNQPRRMKVFTWGGVKDTTFSPMDSLRYYKRFLHAGFVSMDPNSGYIKTWVGGINYPFFKYDHVKQSKRQPGSLFKAYVYTAAMDAGFGPCDKLVDSPITVNYVEKGVQKSWTPKNANGSFSGSQVTLKHAFAKSINSIAVQLTQHVGWNRVIAYAHKMGVTTPLASVPSVSLGSSDVSLYELVNSYAPMVNGGYSVKPILVTKIVNKKGKVIYEAGPQKKKILNDLTAFYMLELLKSGLTEPGATTQALFEYDLFKWGTDFGGKTGTSSNQSDGWFIGVSPNLISGSWVGAESRAVHFRTTELGEGCKTALPIYGRFMEKVMKDDKFPQFRGKFPKPQGKIPKEYTCHTRYAPKASSLDSLLDNSVDFGTEEEPQEQPAE comes from the coding sequence ATGAATATTCAAAAAGGGCAGCTTATCGCTGCGCTCAACTGGCTTAAGGATATTTCGAAGAGGCTTTTAGCGTGGATTAAAGGTCGATTTGTAACGGCACGATCGTATAAGTGGTACCAGAAAATCGCCTTTTATACGGGGGTAGTCTTTGTCTCGATATTCCTTGCCCTTTTTCTGATTGACATCAACATCTTTTGGCTGTTTGGTCGCTCTCCGAGAATAGCCGATTTGATGGACCCTTCCATGAACGTTGCCTCGGAGCTGTACTCCGACAACGGTAAGCTAATAGGAAAGTACTTTGTTGAGAACCGTACTCCCGTTGATTATAGGGATCTCCCACCTTCGCTGGTAAACGCGCTGGTGGCTACCGAGGATGCCCGCTTCTACGACCACTGGGGTATCGACTTTAAGGGTACGGCTAGCGCGCTCTACTCTACCGCCAAGGGCGATAGGAGAGGTGGTAGCACCATCACCCAGCAGCTGGTGAAGAACCTGTTTAAAACCCGCGACGACTACTCGAAGGGGCTGATAGGGTATATCCCCGGCATCAATGTCGTTATTTATAAGCTAAAGGAGTGGATTACGTCTATTAAGATTGAGATGTTCTACGATAAGAAGGAGATTCTTACCATGTACTTCAACACGGTGAGCTTCGGGAGCAACTCGCACGGCATAAAGACGGCTGCCGCAACCTTCTTCTCCAAGAAGCCGATCAGGCTTCGAACCGAGGAGTCGGCTCTTTTGGTTGGCTTGCTCAAGGCGCCTACCTACTACAGCCCCATCCGAAGGCCAAAGAATGCCTTCGAGCGCCGTAACGTGGTGCTGGAGCAGATGGCCAAGTACGGCTACATCTCGGCTTCGACGAGGGATTCGCTGCAGAGGCTGCCCCTGAAGCTGGCCTACAATCCCGACGAAAATATTGACGGCAACGCCTCGTACATCCGCGATGCGGTGAGCAGCTACCTCAAGCAGTGGCTCAAGGAGAACGATATCGACCTATACGAGGACGGCCTTAAGATATACACCACCATCAACCTCGACCTCCAGGCGTATGCCGAAGAGGCTGTTACCGAGCAGATGGAGCCGCTGCAGCGCCGATTCGAGGGCCACTGGCAGGGGAAGAATCCTTGGGCTGATACCAAAGGGGTCGAAATCCCCGGGTTTATCGAGGATGCCGCGAAGCAAACCAGCCGGTATGCCGCGCTGAAGGATAAGTATAAAGGTAGAGCCGATTCTGTTGACTTCTACATGAATCAGCCTCGCAGGATGAAGGTCTTTACCTGGGGGGGCGTAAAGGATACCACCTTTAGCCCGATGGACTCGCTGCGCTACTACAAGCGCTTCCTGCATGCCGGGTTTGTGTCGATGGATCCGAACTCGGGCTACATAAAAACGTGGGTGGGGGGCATCAACTACCCCTTCTTTAAGTACGACCACGTGAAGCAGTCGAAGCGTCAGCCAGGCTCGCTCTTTAAGGCCTACGTGTACACTGCCGCGATGGATGCCGGATTTGGGCCTTGCGACAAGTTGGTGGATAGCCCTATTACCGTAAACTATGTGGAAAAGGGCGTTCAGAAGTCTTGGACGCCTAAGAATGCCAACGGCAGCTTCTCCGGCTCGCAGGTTACCCTGAAGCATGCCTTCGCCAAGTCGATAAACTCCATTGCCGTGCAGCTCACCCAGCATGTTGGGTGGAATCGGGTGATCGCCTACGCCCACAAGATGGGGGTTACCACCCCGCTGGCAAGCGTGCCCTCCGTGTCGTTGGGCTCCAGCGACGTGTCACTCTACGAGCTGGTGAACTCGTATGCACCAATGGTCAACGGGGGCTACTCCGTGAAGCCAATCCTGGTAACCAAGATTGTGAACAAGAAGGGGAAGGTGATCTACGAGGCCGGCCCCCAAAAGAAGAAGATCCTGAACGACCTCACCGCCTTCTACATGCTCGAGCTGCTGAAGTCGGGGCTTACCGAGCCCGGCGCCACCACGCAGGCGCTGTTCGAGTACGACCTGTTTAAGTGGGGCACCGATTTCGGCGGTAAAACTGGAACATCGTCCAACCAGTCCGACGGATGGTTCATCGGCGTGTCGCCAAACCTGATATCGGGCAGCTGGGTAGGCGCCGAGTCGAGGGCAGTTCACTTCCGCACCACCGAGCTGGGTGAGGGGTGTAAGACCGCGCTCCCCATCTACGGCCGCTTTATGGAAAAGGTGATGAAGGACGATAAGTTCCCTCAGTTCAGGGGGAAATTCCCCAAGCCTCAGGGCAAGATTCCCAAGGAGTACACCTGCCACACGCGCTACGCCCCTAAGGCAAGCTCGCTCGACTCGCTGCTCGACAATAGCGTCGACTTCGGTACCGAGGAGGAGCCACAGGAGCAGCCAGCCGAGTAG
- a CDS encoding GH25 family lysozyme has translation MRFKFSKKLLPAFVALVVMPCCGSKSTDKGSEFYFDVDKNKYPIWGIDVSRHQSHINWESVSSSGIDFVFVKATEGVTVQDPMYKDHMDELKRHNIIRGAYHFFSYKSTGKNQAKNFINTVKLSKGDLPPVLDVEFKRRMPSRAKIITEVKAWLKDVEHHYKVKPIIYLDYDFYQKYLKGSISKDYELWITDYYGEPDGWTFWQQTDKYRINGVNTRVDRNVFIGSKRELRELLID, from the coding sequence ATGAGGTTCAAGTTTTCGAAGAAGCTACTACCGGCATTCGTTGCACTAGTTGTAATGCCCTGCTGCGGCAGCAAGTCAACCGACAAAGGTTCAGAGTTCTATTTTGATGTTGATAAAAACAAGTATCCCATTTGGGGCATTGATGTATCGCGCCATCAAAGCCACATTAACTGGGAGTCGGTTTCCTCAAGCGGTATTGACTTTGTTTTTGTGAAGGCAACCGAAGGGGTTACCGTTCAAGATCCGATGTACAAGGACCACATGGACGAGCTAAAGCGCCACAATATAATAAGGGGTGCCTACCACTTCTTCAGTTACAAGTCCACCGGAAAAAATCAGGCGAAAAACTTCATCAACACGGTAAAGCTCTCCAAGGGCGATTTACCTCCAGTACTCGATGTTGAGTTCAAACGAAGAATGCCATCGCGCGCCAAGATCATCACCGAGGTTAAGGCTTGGCTCAAGGATGTTGAACATCACTACAAGGTAAAACCCATCATTTACCTCGACTACGACTTCTACCAGAAGTACCTCAAGGGCTCCATTAGCAAGGACTACGAGCTTTGGATTACCGACTACTACGGCGAACCCGATGGCTGGACCTTCTGGCAGCAAACCGACAAGTATCGCATCAACGGTGTAAACACCCGAGTTGACCGTAACGTGTTTATCGGATCGAAACGAGAATTAAGAGAATTACTTATTGACTAA
- a CDS encoding NAD(P)H-dependent oxidoreductase — MRCLVIYAHLNPFSFNHAIKEEVVRLLDEMGHEVKVSDLYEMDFKAVLQPEDLNLQYSGSVAADVKVEQEKITWAERLILVYPIWWTGFPAILKGYIDRVFSYGFAYAIDEKGWVHPLKGKRALLISTHGQPEAIYHDRMYISLMDTQDVGVFGFCGMEVEHIFFPGIMNSSDELRQEYLDSLKDAIAKM, encoded by the coding sequence ATGAGGTGTCTTGTCATTTACGCTCATCTGAATCCTTTCAGCTTCAATCATGCCATAAAAGAAGAGGTTGTGCGCCTGCTCGATGAGATGGGGCACGAGGTAAAGGTCTCCGATCTTTACGAGATGGATTTTAAGGCGGTGCTACAACCCGAAGATCTTAACCTGCAGTATAGCGGGAGTGTGGCTGCTGATGTCAAGGTGGAGCAGGAGAAGATAACATGGGCCGAACGGCTAATTTTGGTTTACCCCATTTGGTGGACAGGCTTTCCTGCCATTTTAAAAGGATATATCGACAGGGTTTTCTCCTACGGTTTTGCCTATGCGATTGATGAAAAGGGTTGGGTGCATCCGCTGAAGGGGAAGCGGGCGCTGCTAATTTCCACCCACGGTCAGCCAGAGGCCATTTATCACGATAGAATGTACATCTCGTTGATGGATACGCAGGATGTGGGGGTGTTTGGCTTCTGCGGAATGGAGGTGGAGCATATCTTCTTCCCTGGTATTATGAACTCTTCCGACGAGCTGCGGCAGGAGTACCTCGATAGCCTAAAGGATGCCATTGCAAAAATGTAG